One Rhizobium sp. NXC14 DNA window includes the following coding sequences:
- a CDS encoding RHE_PE00001 family protein: MFSMAYDPAKNSMTALMRPAFDASVALARLDERIARSPVGSGWIERMHFADACASLWIDGELVHLEDLVLHDATRDIRTPTHELTIARDVLRTRRRISAQPPAWALSAEGIRTLRQPQAWPGPSDGPDSAANDRRVGSAQVVEREGEGEDGDAAGNLPGVDYAAIDALLTRSDAAIEDAKRPGRISGRAAEKDPMIYDLDWDEDARLDEWGRVLRQVEHLPAVLQAIVALDTWNELSVLQHAPWLGRQLCASILRQTGITTGAHLAAINLGLKTIRVDRRRHRDRETRLLAIAHGLIAAAEIGVKEHDRLALAKTMMDRKLEGRRTSSKLPELVELVMAKPLVSAGMVAKTLDVTPQAARRIVGELGLREMTGRGRFRAWGVV; the protein is encoded by the coding sequence ATGTTTTCAATGGCTTACGATCCCGCGAAAAACAGCATGACAGCCCTGATGCGGCCGGCTTTCGACGCCAGCGTCGCTCTGGCTCGTCTCGACGAGCGTATTGCGCGCTCGCCGGTGGGATCCGGCTGGATCGAGCGCATGCATTTCGCCGACGCCTGCGCCTCGCTGTGGATCGACGGCGAACTCGTCCATCTCGAAGACCTCGTCCTCCACGACGCCACCCGCGACATTCGCACACCCACCCACGAACTTACCATCGCCCGCGACGTGCTGCGCACCCGGCGACGGATTTCTGCGCAGCCACCGGCCTGGGCATTGTCGGCGGAGGGTATCCGAACTTTACGACAACCCCAGGCGTGGCCTGGACCATCAGACGGTCCTGACAGCGCTGCGAACGACCGCAGAGTTGGGTCTGCACAGGTGGTCGAGCGGGAAGGGGAGGGTGAAGATGGCGACGCTGCGGGAAATCTGCCAGGCGTCGACTATGCCGCGATTGATGCGCTGCTCACCCGATCGGATGCCGCGATCGAAGACGCGAAGCGTCCGGGCCGCATCAGCGGCCGTGCTGCCGAAAAGGACCCGATGATCTATGATCTCGACTGGGATGAGGACGCGCGGCTCGACGAATGGGGAAGGGTGTTGCGCCAGGTCGAACATCTGCCGGCGGTGCTGCAGGCGATTGTTGCCCTCGATACCTGGAACGAGCTTTCCGTCCTGCAACACGCGCCTTGGCTGGGCCGGCAGTTGTGCGCTTCGATCCTGCGCCAGACCGGCATCACCACCGGCGCCCATCTGGCCGCCATCAACCTTGGCCTCAAAACCATTCGCGTCGATCGGCGCCGACATCGCGATCGAGAAACCCGGCTGCTCGCCATCGCCCACGGGCTGATCGCGGCCGCCGAGATCGGGGTGAAGGAGCATGACCGGTTGGCACTGGCGAAAACGATGATGGACCGAAAACTGGAAGGGCGCCGGACGTCGTCAAAACTGCCGGAGCTGGTCGAGCTGGTGATGGCGAAACCGTTGGTGTCGGCGGGGATGGTGGCGAAGACGCTCGACGTCACGCCGCAGGCGGCGCGGCGGATTGTGGGCGAGCTCGGCCTGCGCGAGATGACGGGGAGGGGGAGGTTTCGGGCGTGGGGTGTAGTTTGA
- a CDS encoding IS3 family transposase (programmed frameshift) produces the protein MKASQFSDAQKAFILKQGDEGVPVAEICRKAGISQATYFNWKKKYAGMLPPEMKKLKQLEDENARLKKIVADLTLDREMLQDVIRRKPLRPARKREVVKGMCRDWAISIRQACRALNFDRSTYHYTSRRADQAGLERRIREICETRVRYGYRRVHVLLEREGWGTNIKRTYRIYRGLGLQLRNKTPKRRVKAKLREDRQKAVEPNDVWAMDFVHDQLATGKKLRVLTVVDTFSRYVPVLDPRHSYRGEDVVETLERVCRQVGYPKTIRVDQGTEFVSRDLDLWAYAKGVTLDFSRPGKPTDNAFIEAFNGRFRAECLNQHWFLTLADAREKMEDWRRDYNEVRPHGAIGNKVPISLMNSGGATSPPP, from the exons ATGAAGGCATCGCAGTTTTCGGACGCGCAGAAGGCGTTCATTCTGAAGCAGGGTGATGAAGGTGTGCCGGTGGCGGAGATTTGCCGAAAGGCGGGCATCAGCCAGGCGACCTATTTCAATTGGAAGAAAAAGTACGCTGGCATGTTGCCGCCGGAGATGAAGAAGCTGAAACAGCTCGAAGACGAGAACGCTCGGCTGAAGAAGATCGTCGCGGACCTAACGTTGGACCGCGAGATGCTGCAGGATGTCATCCGCCGAAAGC CTTTAAGGCCTGCTCGCAAGCGGGAGGTGGTTAAGGGCATGTGCCGGGATTGGGCGATCTCGATCCGGCAAGCTTGTAGGGCACTGAACTTCGATCGGTCGACCTACCACTACACCTCTCGCCGTGCCGATCAGGCCGGCCTGGAACGTCGTATTCGTGAGATTTGCGAGACCCGTGTCCGTTACGGCTACCGTCGTGTTCATGTACTCCTGGAACGCGAAGGTTGGGGCACCAATATCAAACGAACTTATCGGATTTACAGGGGCTTAGGCCTTCAACTACGAAATAAAACGCCGAAGCGCCGAGTCAAAGCCAAGCTACGGGAGGACCGGCAAAAGGCCGTTGAACCCAACGATGTCTGGGCGATGGACTTCGTTCACGACCAACTCGCGACCGGCAAGAAATTACGAGTGCTGACGGTGGTCGACACCTTCTCGCGCTATGTGCCGGTGCTTGATCCGCGGCATAGCTATCGGGGAGAAGATGTCGTGGAAACATTGGAACGGGTATGCCGGCAGGTCGGCTATCCGAAGACGATCCGTGTCGACCAGGGGACGGAGTTCGTGTCACGCGATCTCGACCTCTGGGCCTATGCCAAAGGCGTGACCTTGGACTTCTCACGCCCTGGCAAGCCGACTGACAACGCCTTCATCGAGGCGTTTAACGGCCGCTTCCGGGCGGAATGCCTGAACCAACACTGGTTCCTGACCCTTGCGGATGCCCGCGAAAAGATGGAGGATTGGCGTAGAGACTACAATGAGGTTCGGCCGCATGGTGCGATCGGTAACAAGGTGCCGATCTCGCTGATGAATTCCGGAGGCGCAACCAGCCCGCCTCCCTGA
- a CDS encoding DNA sulfur modification protein DndB, which translates to MTRKSIYLPALSAEMGDWQYYSTVMRMGDAASYIEFASSVAEIRDGKQLSDLIQRALKDGRPMEIAKYLVGDSEHFFNALVVAVYGGDPEFMEFDVHISPQSRAKRYSTQVPAWAGSSFGYLHLSGKETLFALDGQHRLAGIKLAVEQKPSLADEKVTVLFLSHKTTDLGRQRTRKLFTTLNKTAIPVNKSEIIALDESDTAAIITRRLVETHPFFSNGQVRTEYGVTNLPATDSKHFMTIIKLYDLVTETLTYLVGSLDRDARARLKYQRPKDDDLEKYYRDVVRFLERFVNSFPELKDYFSKTGSDARDVIRVERHVNRNILFRSVGLEIFLKLLRVLKNEEGSLAKAISTLTLLPRRFTERPYLGVLYSASEEKILAGRTRLSIRLLRYMLGFDSQKTAELRKDYAEALGQDGTIVRLPNRIKRP; encoded by the coding sequence ATGACCCGAAAGTCGATCTATTTGCCTGCTCTTTCCGCCGAGATGGGCGACTGGCAGTACTATAGCACTGTCATGAGAATGGGGGACGCCGCAAGTTACATTGAGTTCGCCAGTTCAGTAGCCGAAATCCGCGACGGCAAACAACTCTCCGATCTCATCCAACGAGCGTTGAAAGATGGGCGTCCAATGGAGATTGCCAAATACCTTGTTGGAGATAGCGAGCATTTCTTTAACGCTCTCGTGGTGGCCGTTTATGGAGGCGACCCCGAATTCATGGAGTTTGACGTCCATATATCCCCTCAAAGCCGAGCCAAAAGGTACTCAACACAAGTTCCGGCTTGGGCGGGTTCCAGTTTTGGTTATCTGCATCTATCTGGCAAAGAGACGTTGTTTGCACTGGATGGTCAGCATCGGCTTGCTGGTATCAAGCTTGCTGTCGAGCAGAAGCCGAGCCTGGCTGACGAGAAGGTGACGGTACTTTTCCTCTCCCACAAGACGACCGACCTCGGACGCCAAAGAACACGAAAGCTTTTTACCACCTTAAACAAGACCGCCATACCGGTGAACAAGTCTGAAATCATTGCGTTGGACGAGTCTGACACCGCAGCTATCATCACGCGTCGATTGGTCGAAACTCATCCATTCTTTTCCAATGGCCAAGTGAGAACCGAGTACGGAGTGACCAATCTGCCGGCGACAGACTCAAAACACTTTATGACTATCATAAAGCTCTACGATCTTGTCACTGAGACGCTTACCTATCTCGTTGGCTCGCTTGATCGTGACGCTCGGGCAAGGTTAAAATATCAACGACCCAAAGACGATGATCTGGAAAAATATTACCGGGATGTCGTCCGCTTCTTGGAGAGGTTCGTCAATTCGTTTCCAGAGTTGAAGGATTACTTCTCCAAGACAGGATCCGATGCGAGAGATGTGATAAGGGTCGAGCGGCACGTCAATCGCAATATCCTTTTCCGATCCGTCGGACTGGAAATCTTCCTCAAACTTTTGCGGGTGCTGAAGAACGAAGAGGGATCGCTCGCCAAAGCGATTTCCACGCTGACACTTCTACCGAGACGATTCACAGAGCGCCCGTATCTGGGGGTGCTGTACAGCGCGAGCGAAGAAAAAATCTTGGCTGGACGGACACGGTTATCAATCCGCCTACTTCGCTATATGCTCGGTTTTGACAGCCAGAAAACTGCTGAGTTGCGAAAGGATTATGCTGAAGCGCTGGGTCAAGACGGCACCATAGTAAGGCTGCCCAACCGGATTAAGCGACCATGA